A stretch of the Hydra vulgaris chromosome 09, alternate assembly HydraT2T_AEP genome encodes the following:
- the LOC136085245 gene encoding histone-lysine N-methyltransferase SETMAR-like, which produces MATQPTIIRSCLLYEFKLGRNATQAAKNICTAFGEGTVSERTAQKWFQRFSSGDESIEDLPRSGRPLLVDEDELKDAVESDSSQTCQELAVRFAVSVETIRLHLHAIGKAWKLSRWVPHKLSIDNKKQRLTICTSLLSRHNVEPFLDRLLTCDEKWIVYNNTKRCYHWLSPDDPIPNTFKPNLHERKVLLCIWWTTAGVVHYELLPTGQTITRLVYSAQLQ; this is translated from the coding sequence ATGGCAACCCAACCAACGATTATTCGATCTTGCTTACTTTACGAGTTCAAACTTGGAAGGAATGCAACACAAGCAGCCAAAAACATCTGCACAGCATTTGGAGAAGGTACAGTAAGTGAACGCACAGCACAGAAGTGGTTTCAGCGATTCTCTTCGGGAGATGAGTCCATCGAAGACCTGCCGCGTTCTGGACGCCCATTGTTGGTTGATGAGGATGAACTGAAGGACGCTGTCGAGTCTGACTCCAGCCAAACTTGCCAAGAACTTGCAGTGAGGTTTGCTGTGAGTGTTGAAACCATCCGCCTGCATCTACATGCGATTGGGAAAGCGTGGAAGCTGAGTCGGTGGGTTCCGCACAAATTGTCGATCGACAACAAGAAGCAACGGCTTACGATCTGCACATCACTCTTATCACGCCACAATGTTGAACCTTTTCTTGATCGTTTATTGACATGCGACGAAAAATGGATTGTGTACAACAATACCAAGCGTTGCTACCATTGGTTGTCCCCCGATGACCCCATCCCAAATACATTCAAGCCCAATCTCCACGAGCGGAAGGTTTTGCTCTGCATTTGGTGGACTACAGCTGGTGTGGTGCATTACGAGCTGCTCCCAACAGGCCAAACCATTACTAGACTGGTCTACTCAGCACAGCTGCAATGA